A stretch of DNA from Lawsonibacter asaccharolyticus:
AACCGTCTTTCCGTAGTATCCGTTACGGTTTTTCTTCCCATATCTTCAGGGGGTATTTCTAAGTACGTCAGTCTGTTCCTCATCCACAGTCCAGAGCATTTTATCACGTTTCAGCGCAACTCCGTATTCCGAAGCTGCCGCTCCAGGAGACACCTTTCCCTCCAGGACGTCTTCAAGCACCTTCTGTACATCGCGCCGTTTGGGATCCCCCCAACCTCCAGCTCCAGGCGTTCTGACGCAGACCACATCGCCGCGATTCATCACAAGGCCCGTACATTTGGATGTCAGCCGCTGAGATTCCGTCTGTCCGCTGCGGGTCAAATCATAACAGCCGCCCGCACCATTATGCCCTCCGTCAATCCCCCATGGCTCAAACCGCTGGCGGTCTCCAAGGCCAGTATATATTACATGGTCTGTTACCGCCTCATAGACGCGCTCAATACCAAGACCGCCACGGTACAGACCTGCGCCGCCGCTGTCCGGGCGAAGTCCATATTTTTTGACCATGATCAGCGGGAATTCCATCTCCAGCGCTTCCACAGGCAGGTTCGAGGTGTTTGTCATATGGATCTGTACACCGTTTTGACCGTCCATATCCCGGTGCGCACCGGCACCGCCAGCAATGGTCTCAAGATACACATGGTACTGCTCAGGGTCGTTAGGATCATAGCCACTGAACAACGCCGTTGTACAACTGCCATTGCTTCCGGACATGGAGCGAATTCCGGCCGCCGGAGCCAGTGCTCCGAAGATAACATCCGCAATACGCATTGCCGTATCAATTCGCTCGCCGACGGCAGCAGGATTTTTGGCATTCAAGATCATGCCGGGTTCGGCGGCTACTGTAAACGCCCGATATATGCCTGCGTTGGACGGCGTGCCAGGGTCAATAAGCGCCTTCAAGGAGTAGAATACTGCGGCCAGCATACCGTTTTTTGTGAGATTGATCGGGCCAGAAACCTGTCCTTGTGTGCCTGCAAAATCGACATGCAGATCATCGCCTTTAATCGTAATCTTTACACAGATTTTTACTGGGTCCGGAGACGCCACACCCGCATCATCCATATAATCAATAAAGCTGTACTCGCCGTCCTTCAGGTTCCGAATACCGGCGCGCAGACGGCGCTCAGCATAATTTTGAAGCTCATGCATGCAATCGATCAACAGGTCTCCATAACGCGTATAGGCATCCTGAAGACGGCGGGCACCCACACGATTGGCAGCGATCTGAGCCTGAAGGTCACCATAGCGCTCGTTTGGGATCCGAGAATTGCAGAGAATGAAGTCTACAATATCCGCGATGGGCTCGCCATTGCGGCAAATACGCACCAGCGGGATCTTGAGCCCCTCCTGAAAGATACTTACAGCATCACCGCAGGTGGACCCCGGCTCCTTGCCGCCGATATCGCTGTGATGGGCAAGGTTTGCCGCCCAGCCAATCAGCTTTCCATTGGATGCAAAAATAGGGGCGGCGATGGTGATATCATTGAGGTGAGTCCCTCCTCCATTGTAGGGATCGTTGCCAACGAACATATCGCCAGGTTTGATGTCAGAGACTGCGAATTTCTTGAAGACCTCTCCGATGATCCCAAGTAATGAGCCCAGGTGCATGGGCACGTGTTCGGCCTGAGCAATCATATTACCTTCGGGATCAAACATAGCTGTAGAAATATCCCGGCGTTCCTTAATATTATTGGAATATGCACTTTTGATGATGGCAACTCCCATTTCCTCCGCAATGGAGAGAAGTTGATTTCCAATGATTTCAAGCATAACCGCATCTGTTTTCCGTGTCATTCTTCTCCACCCCCTTGATAAGTCGCGATGAGGTTGTAGTGGGCATCTGTGTAGGCATTCCAATTGGGCGGAATTACCGTGGTGGAATCCATCTGCTCCAGAATTGCCGGCCCCTCTACCGTCGTACCGGCTTTCAGTTCGCCGCGCTGGTACACCTTGGTGTCAATGTACTGCTCCTCGCGGTCAAACAGGACCTTACGAACTTCAATCGGCTCAGGGAGCTGAGCATCAGGTTCCAGTTCCACGGCCACCAAGTCGGGCTTCTCCATAACACCGATGGCGCTGATACGGAAGTTCACCATCTGGATTGTCATATTCCGATCACAGTAGCCATACGCATGCTCATGCTCCAGATTGAACTGCTCGATCATGTCCTCCATAGCCGCCTCGTCAAAGGGCACCGTTACCTGGATCGGGATCTCGTAGTTTTGGTGGAGATAGCGGCAGTCAACGGAATAGGCGTACTTGCGTCTGTCTTCTGCAACATGCTCCTTATCCAGCAGGGCATTGCCATCGTCCAGCAAGTTATCAAAGATCTTCCGAACCTTAGGCAGAGATGTTAGCTCTGCAGTGGTCAGATTTGAACAGCTGAGATCAAATTTAGTATCCGCCATCAGCAGACCTAACGAGCACAGGGTGCCGGGAGAGGGGGGAATAAGGACCTGTTTGATTCCCATATCCCTAGCAACCTCACAGGCGTGCAGAGGTCCTGCGCCGCCAAATGCCATAAGGGTAAATTCGCTGGGATCATATCCGCGTTCAACACTTACGACTCGTACAGCACGAACCATGTTGGAATTGATCACGGAAACGATTCCTGCCGCAGCCCGCTGCAAATCCAAGTTCGATTTTTCACAAATGTGGGTGCGGATCGCCTTTTCAGCCAGCTTGATGTCAACATCCATTCTGCCGCCCAAGATTTTCTTGGAGTTGAGCTTGCCCAGAATAATATTGGCGTCAGTGGCACAGGGAAGCTCACCACCGCGCATATAGCATGCGGGCCCAGGAGTAGCACCTGAACTGCGCGGCCCCACTTTTAATGCTCCGCCCGCATCAATTTGGGCAATGGAGCCACCACCTGCGCCCACTGTCACAATATCGATCATAGGAATTCGGGCGGGGTATCCCTCCACAGTGCGTTCATTGGAAAGCTGGGCCTTACCGTTTTCAATCAGGCTGACATCAATGCTGGTACCTCCCATATCAAAGGTAATAATTTTATCCAGATTACACTGCTTGCCAATGTAAATGGCACCAATAACGCCGGCAGAGGGCCCGGAAACCGCAGTCTTAATCGGACAATCGACCGTCTCTTTGATCGAGATGATCGAACCGTTGGACTGGGTCACATAAGGCGATACAGTAATACCGGCTTCCTTGACAGAATTTTCAAAGTTGTGTACATATTCTTTCATTACTGGGCCGAGATATGCGTTCAGGATAGTAGTGCTCATGCGGGAGTATTCACGAAATTCAGCAACCAAGTCGTGGGATGCAGAAACATACACTCCCGGATACTCTTCTTCAATGATCTCCTTGATGCGATCTTCATGAACAGGATTGATGAACGAGAACAATGTGCACACCGCAATGGTCTCTGCACCCATTTCCTTGAGGAAGCGCACCGCATTACGAACACTGTCTTCGTCCAACGGCGTTAAAATACTGCCGTCGTGAAGAATACGCTCCTTAACTTCCTGGTTCATTCCAGGCGGGATAAGCTGCTCCGGCTTGGGACGACGCAAGTCATACAGTGACGGGCGGCGCTGCCACCCGATTTCCATCAGGTCTTTAAAACCTTCAGTCGTGATAAGCCCCATTCGGGCTCCTTTTTTCTCAATCAGCGCATTGGTGGCGACCGTAGTTCCATGGGCCAAATAGGTAATCTCCCCGGTATCAATGCTCTGTTCACTCAGGATCTCCTGAATGCCGCCCATAATGGCCTTGGACGGATCTTCCGGAGTAGAACTGCGCTTATAATGCCTCAACGCCCCCGTTTCAATATTAAAAAACGAGAAATCAGTAAATGTTCCCCCAACATCTACGCCAATCATATAACTCAAGATTCGTCACTCCTTACGCTCTATTTTGTGTACAGCTTGGGCACTGTGTGCCCAAGCTGTACATCTGGTGATTACTTTTGATAATTAATACTCAAGGTCCTGAACTGCATCGTACAGACCCGAAGTAGCCCAATAGCCTTCAGATTCCAGCTGGGGGGCCAAAGGCGCCATGGCATCGATAAAGGTCTGCTTGTCAAACTCTACAAATTGGCCACCTTCGTCTATAATAGTCTGCTTATCTGCCTCCCACTGCTCCTTAACATAAGCGGTGAACCACTGAGCGACCTCGTCACCACACTGGGTGATAATCTCCTGCTCTTCGGGGGTCAGTTTCTCCCAGGTAGTCATATTGATAGCGATGCTCTCCAGAGGATATTGTTATTAGAAATGAAAAGAAAGAAGATTGGGAAACTGTAGAGAAAATCACAAGACAAGCCTTCTATAATCTTTATGTGCCGGGGTGTGTGGAACACTATTTGGTCCACATCATGCGGGAACATGAGGATTTTATTCCGGAACTGGATTTTGTATTGGAACTGGACGGACAGGTGATCGGCAATATCATTTATACAAAAGCAAAATTGATCGATGAAAATGGAACTGAAAAAGAAATTTTAACATTTGGTCCAGTTAGTATCCATCCAGGTTATCAGAGAATGGGGTATGGAAAAATGCTTATGGAGCATTCATTCCAATCAGCCATACAGTCAGGATATGATACGATTGTTATCTTTGGAAGTCCTGTCAACTATGTCAGCCGTGGATTCAAAAGCTGCAAAAAATATAATGTCTGTATCGAAAGTGGGAAATACCCTGCTGCGATGATGGTCAAAGAACTGCGTCCTCATGCACTGGATGGTCATAAATGGGTCTATCAGGATAGTCCTGTTATGGCAATCAGTGAGGAAGAGGCGGAACGCTATGATGCTGCATTGGAGCCTATGGAAAAGAAGCACCTTCCAAGCCAAGAAGAATTTTATATTATGAGTCGTTCCTTCGTGGAGGGATGATGAGCCGTGTCCAAGAACCGCTCATTTGCCCTTGATGAAAAATTTACAGTGTTCTGTTATCATGGTATATCATGCGGAGGAGGGCTGATGATGCGTATTCTGGTGGTCGAGGACGAAAAGCTGCTGTGCGATGGTATTGCGGAGGATCTGGAACTTGAAAAATACACGGTGGAACGGTGCTATGACGGCGCGGAAGCCTATGACCTGCTCCTGAGCGAGTCCTTCGACCTGCTGATCCTGGACCTGAATCTGCCCGGCATGGACGGGCTGGACCTGCTGCGGGCCGTTCGCGCGGAGCAGCCAGAGCTGCGGGTGCTGATCCTGTCGGCCAGAGCGGAGTTATCCGACCGGGTGGCGGGGCTGGATCTGGGGGCAGACGACTATCTCACGAAACCCTTTGCCCTGGAGGAACTGGAGGCCCGAGTCCGCAGCCTGCTGCGCCGGGAGTTTGTCTCCCGAAATACGGTACTTACTGTGGGTGGTCTCATGCTGGACATATCCGCCCGTGCTATCTCCGCCGGAGAAAGGCCGCTGGAGCTGACGCCCAGAGAGTTTGCCATTCTGGAGCACCTGATGCTCCACCGGGACCGCTGGGTCAGTCAGGAGGAGCTGATGGAGCATGTGCTGGAGTCGGACGCCAACCCCTTCAGCAATGTGGTCCGGATGCATATCTCCTCCCTGCGGAAAAAACTGCGGGACGCTCTGGGTAATGACCCCATTCAGACGAAGGTCGGTCAGGGCTATCGTCTGATGGAAAAGGAGGCTCTATGAAACCCTTTCGTTCCCTGCGGCTGCGTATCACCCTCTTGTGTGCCCTGCTGCTGACGCTGTGCTGTGCCGCCCTGGCCGTTACCAGCAATCTGTCTGCCATCCATCTGACAGACACCATCGCCGCCGCTCCCCTCTCACCTGCCCTTGATCCGGAGGCGGCCGCGAAAGGGACTATGCCTCTCCTTACCACACAGGCAGCTCCAGTGGTCCAGCAGGCCCAGCAGCTATTTCAGATCCAGAGTATTCTGGCCTCTACCGTAATCCTGGCGGCGGGACTTCTATTGATCTACCTGTTGGTGGGCCGGGCTCTTGCGCCGCTGAAAGACCTGAATGACCAGATCCAGGGCCGGACCGCCAAGGATCTGGATCAGCCCCTTTCCATCCCGGATCGAGGGGATGAGGTAACACAACTGGCACATTCCTTTGATGACCTGTCTCAGCGGCTGAGCCGGGCTTTTTTGATGCAGCGCAGCTTCTCCCAAAATGCTGCCCACGAATTTCGTACCCCGCTGGCCGTCCTCAAGACCCGGATCGGTCTGTTTCGTAAGAAACAAGATTTTGCGCCGCAGACCACAGAGGCATTCCTCAGTATTATGGAGAGCGAGGTGGATCGACTCTCCGGCATGGTGGACAGCCTTCTGAAGTTGACCAATCTGGAACAGGTGCCCCGCAGCGACCGGATCAAATTGGGAGAACTGCTCCACCAAGCTGCCGAGGATGTTTCCCCTCTGGCCGCCAAAAAGGGCATCGCCATTTTGGTGGAAGCCTCCCCTGGCACGATCACCGGCAGCAGAGAGCTGCTCCGCCGGGCACTGTTCAATCTGGTGGAAAATGCGGTCAAATACGGGCCGGATGGCGGACAGACACGGCTCTGTGCGGAGTTGAGTGGAGCCGATATTGTCATCACCGTGGCCAATCAGGGACCTTGTATCCCGCCGGAGTTACGGGAGCGGATCTTCGAGCCCTTCTTTCGGGCGGATACCGCCCGCTCCCGGGAACTGGGGGGTGTCGGCCTGGGGCTGGCCCTGGTCCGGGCCATTGCAGAAATCCACGGCGGCAGCGTATGGGTGGAGGAAAATCAGGCTGGCTGGAATCGATTTTTGGTCCGGCTTCCGGCAGTATGTTCATGAGGGAGAACCATCATTCCCTGCTATGCTATTAGCAGCGAAACTAGAAAGCTTTTTGCACAATTTCTGATTGTTTACTGTCTGTGGTTGTCGATGTGTTCAATAAATGGGAACCCGTTGGTCAGTTCCAATAGGTCCCCATTTCTATTTTATAACTTGTAGTAATTGTAAAAGATATTTCCACCATCAGGCCACCGCAAGGCGTGCTATGCTATAGACAATTTGAATAACTTTCATTTGTTTTTCGCTATTTTGCTCCGCTTGATTTGTTTTCCGCCACGCTTTAACTGCAATACTTTCATGTGTTCCGAGCGTGTCTATGGCAATTTCTGTGGTCAGAAAACGGCGTGGAGCTGGCCCGTTTCCTGCGGGAACGCAAGGTCAACGCCTCCATTATTTACATTACGGATTATCCCGGTTTCGCGCTGGACAGCTTCTCTGTCTCCCCACTAGAATATCCGCTCAAGCCGGTGGACGAGTGGCGGCTGGCCGCCGCTCTGGACTGGGCCCGGCAGCAAAAGCGCCCGGTGCTGCGTGTGGGTGGCCGTGCTATTTCCTCTGGACGAGATCACCTGTCTGAATACCTCGGGCCGTAAGGCTGCCATACAAACCAGTAGGCAGATTGAGCACGCCGTCTCTCTTCAAATTGAAAGAGGAATTCCAGAATCAGGACTTCTGCCTAAGCCATTTCAGCTGTCTGGTTAATCTGTCCCATGTGACACGGGTGGAGTGGGATACCCTGACCCCGGGAATACAGGCGAATCCATTCCCGCCAGCCGCCGTATTCTCCCGACTTTATGGCCCGCTATGTGGAATCTCTGAAATAAGAACTCCGCCGTTCCCTGAAACTGGGACGGCGGAGTTCTTTTATGCTCGTGTTTCAGGGAGCAGCAGAGCAGTGCTGGCCGAAAAGACATCCTCTTCGGCCTCCAGTACTTCCGGGTGGTGGCCCGGTATCCCCGCCCATGTGAAAGCCTGGGTGGAGGCACTTGTAAGTCTATGGCAAGGAATGCCGAATATGACACTGTGAACGAGTTATCAGGGCAACAATGATTTCTCCGTGACACTGGATCTGGCGGTGCGCCGGAACAAAGATGTGATTCTGATCCATACCATGAGCATCGATGAAGACGGCACGACTGTCGAAGTTACGTTCCAGTACAACAAAATGAGGGGGACAGCCAGCGGCAACCTGATCGTTATACTGCTAGACATCAACGGTCAGCCTCTGGAAAAGCAACAGAGCTGTACGAAGCAGGATGGCTTGCTAGAGCTTTCCAACGAGAGGAGTGCCACACAGTCCTTTACCGTTATATAAAAGGGCGTATTGGTCCTAGCGGAGTTTTCTGGCTTAATCTTCGAAGGAAGCAGCACAGAGTTGGATCACGTTTCCTTGTCTGGGGCGGTCATGACCTATGCCTCGGCCACCAAGACCTATACGACGACCGGCGCAGGGCTGACCAGCGGCGTCCCGGGAATCGGGGCTAAGGACCCCAAAAACGCGAAGATCACTTTTGATGGCAAGTCCTATGAAGTGGCTGCTCGCTCCACGCACTCTCTGCCTTATGGTACTACCGAGTGGGAAATCATTGTCCAAAACAGCTTGAATACCGAAACCTACAAGCTGATACTAAACAATGTGGACGTCCTCCCCTCCAGCGGCGGCGGCAGTTCCAGTGTCAGCCACGCCATTGACTCGTCTGAGGATACGGAGCATAGCACTAAACTCGACGGGGCACAGCAATTCTAAAGCCCAATTACCTCCCAAAGCAGATTCTGAATGGGGAACAGCTGGGCACCTTTCTGGAGGCCATTGAGCAGGACGAGGTGTGGCGGGACTTTTTCACCGAGCTGACCACCGGCCTGCGCGGGGGTATGATCTGCGCCCTCCAGTGGGATAACTTGAATCCGAAAACCGGGGAGCTCCAAGTGGAGCGGCAGGTCCATCGAGTCCGGGGTGAGCTGATGGCCTCTCCACCCAAAACCAAGGCATGGCGGACGGCTGTGCTCCTCCATTGCCAGCGGAAAGCGCATGACTCCGGCGGGACAGTCCCGCCGGAGCCATGATTTTTTCTGTCTGTGGCTTGTTCTGGGGGCAAATCTGTGGCAGAAGCAGTTTGAAAAGAATCAACCCATACAAAATCTACGACACTGAAGCATAGAAGTGAACATTAAACGCTTTGCAAATTATCAATATCTCTTGTATCTACTCCTGACTGATTCATGATATTCTTTGGCTCCGATTCTGAAATTTGTCAAAAGCAGAGATATTGGATGTAACACACCACACCCAATAAATCACAATTCTCAGTCTACAACGGACATTAAGCATTCAATTGAAGGACATAATCGGTGGCATCAGCAATCCCATAGCCATTATGTTCCTCAATTGCTTGACGGGTATATTCAAAATCTTGATTTCGAATACCTAATACAATGCGATTGTGTATAAGCTTGGACTTTTCAGCGCGAAAGCTGTCTATCTCGTCGGTTTTCCCATGATGAATGATGTTTGCCAGCAAAACCCGCTGTCCATGATTTTGCAAATAGATATCGTATAGCCTCTGATTTTCGGCGAGCTCCATCATGTAACGCTTGAACTCTTCATCCTTTTCCATAGGAAAAACCTCACTAGCCTTTTTCTCTAAGATATTAAGCTCTTCCTCCAGCCTAGGTGAGGGGTTTTCCCTAAGGCGGCGAATAATTCTAGCGGCAGCCTCCGTCTCGATCATTCCTGAAATACTGAAGATTTCGTCAATATCTTTGAGCGTCGGCGCAAACACATAAAAACCACGGGAGGATGTGTTGGTCAACAATCCCTCTTTTGTAAGGCGGCGCATCGCATCCCGAATCGGTGTCCGGCTGATTTGAAAAATTGTTGCCAGCTGGGAATCTACTAATCGCTGACCAGGTGCAAACTCTCGGCTGATGATTCTCTTTTTGATTTCTTCATAGGCCAAGTCGTTCAGGTTGACACTCTCCAAAATCACTGAGTCCATTTGACCGCCTCATTTCGTATACAAAATACTTTTTTAATTATATCTATTTTTATGTGGAAATGCAAGCTTATTTTCCAAATTGATTAAGTTGATTTGTCTTCTCATTTCTATTTTTACATTTCCCCCAAATTTAAACGCCTATAATTGGGGGTTTCTATAAATATTTTTTATTTGCTTTTTAAATCTTGACTTTTCCAGATTTGTATTTTATATATTGTATACGAAGTACAAAATCACAGCATGAATTGAGGCGCCATTTCTATTTGAGGAGGATAATCATGAAACAAAACCCATTAAAGCGTGTCATCGCATGGCTAGACCTTCATCTGGAAGAAACTATCCTGATCATCACAGGCAGCCTGATCGGCATCGTCATTATGATGCAAATCATCATGCGCTACGTCTTTCGCCACGCCTTGCCTTGGCCAGAAGAGTTCTGTCGGTTCTGCTACATCTACTTTTGTTTCATAAGCCTGGGATACGCGGTGCGAAATCGCTGTCTGCTAAATATCACTCTATTGCAGGACCATCTCCCCCGCGTTCTCCGTATGGCGTTGGATATCCTCATTCAAGTATCCATGCTGATCGTGTTTATCATATTCTTTGGGGGCAGCATCGATTGTGTGAAAGCTACCATCATTTCCGGCCAGCGTTCCCCCGCACTGCAGATCCCCATGACTATCCCTTATCTGGCCACATCCATTGGCTTTTTCCTCGCAATCATCCGTTCTGTCCAGTCCTCCTTCCAGTCAATCAAGCTTCTACTCACCGGTGGAGACATTAAGGTCGATGCCATGACGGCGGTGGAGGAGGAGTTGGATGAGGCTTCTCAGCAGCTGTTCCGAAATCAAAAAGGGGGTAATTAAATGGCTGGTTTAGTATTTTTGATCTTTTTTGTTTTACTGGCATTGGGGTATCCCATTATTATGTGCATGATTGGCGGCGCAGTCACTCCACTGGCTATGGATGCAGTTGGGGCCACCAGTATAGCAGCTTTGATCCGCGGCGCATTCAGTGGTGCAAACTCTCCCAATATTCTCTGTTTGCCTCTCTTTATTTTTGCAGGCGTTCTCATGGCAGAGGGCGGCATTTCTAAAAAGCTGTTTGATGTATTTGCATACTTTGTGGGCAATAAAACCGGTGGAATGCCCTGTGCCGTCATTATCACCTGCTTGTTCTACGGCGCGATCTCCAGCTCTGGCGCTGCCACTGCCGCTGCAATCGGTGCCATGACTATCCCACTGCTCATTGAATTGGGCTATGACGCCAAATTCGCTGCTGCTACTGTGGCGGTATCCGGTGGTTTAGGTGTCATCATCCCTCCCAGCGGCCCCTTTATGATGTATGGCATGGCTACCGAGACCTCCATCGGTGCACTGTTTATGGCCGGCATTCTGCCCGGCATCCTAGTTGCTTGTCTGCTGATGTTCTATGCCGTCACATACTGTAAAATCCATGGCGAGGACAAGGCAAAGATTCAATCCAACTATCAAAAAATTGCCGCTGCCGGCTTTCTGCCCCTGCTCAAGGACAGTTTTTGGGCTCTGCTCTCCCCTGTTATAATCCTGGGCGGAATTTATGCCGGCATTGTTACTCCTACCGAAGCCGCTGCTGTATCGGTGTTCTATGCGCTCTTTGTCAGCCTGTTTATCTACAAAACAGTCTCCTTCCAAAAG
This window harbors:
- a CDS encoding acetyltransferase; the encoded protein is MREHEDFIPELDFVLELDGQVIGNIIYTKAKLIDENGTEKEILTFGPVSIHPGYQRMGYGKMLMEHSFQSAIQSGYDTIVIFGSPVNYVSRGFKSCKKYNVCIESGKYPAAMMVKELRPHALDGHKWVYQDSPVMAISEEEAERYDAALEPMEKKHLPSQEEFYIMSRSFVEG